The following proteins are encoded in a genomic region of Dioscorea cayenensis subsp. rotundata cultivar TDr96_F1 chromosome 8, TDr96_F1_v2_PseudoChromosome.rev07_lg8_w22 25.fasta, whole genome shotgun sequence:
- the LOC120266662 gene encoding protein DETOXIFICATION 16-like isoform X1, whose amino-acid sequence MADALAGEEHTLRKGHIITEVKKQLWLAGPLIVSGILEKLIQVISLSFVGHLGELPLSAASMATSFAIVTGLSLLLGMGTALDTLCGQAYGAKQYHLLGIYLQRAMLLNIIASIPFAFIWAFTGRILHATGQDKEISMAAQLYARCMIPLLFVYGLLQCHYRFLQAQNIVIPMILTSGFTILVHIFACWFLIFKIKVGYIGAAIANSVSYSTSLALIAAYVWLSPRFKKTWIGFSREALHDLSSLIKLAVPSGLMICLEFWSFEAVVILSGLLPNPKLETSVLAICLTTVSLAYMIPFGISASGSTRVSNELGAGNSQKARSAVYIGEIISIIQGSIIGSILILGHNIWGKLYSKDINVVKHIAKMMPLLSLSIFMDATQCVLMGTVRGCGWQKLVVVVNLAAFYLVGLPSGILFAFVFHLREKGLWLGIICGLSTQVILLLIITLSTNWDKEAKKAENRINSSINSIGMITRRNEEVRVLDDGH is encoded by the exons ATGGCCGACGCCTTAGCTGGAGAAGAGCATACCCTAAGGAAAGGCCATATCATCACTGAAGTAAAGAAGCAGTTATGGCTTGCAGGGCCTCTCATTGTTTCTGGAATACTTGAGAAACTAATTCAGGTCATCTCCCTCTCATTTGTTGGTCATCTTGGAGAGCTTCCCCTCTCAGCTGCTTCTATGGCTACTTCCTTTGCTATTGTCACTGGTCTAAGTTTATTG CTAGGGATGGGAACTGCATTGGATACTTTATGTGGCCAAGCTTATGGAGCAAAACAATACCATTTGCTTGGAATATATTTACAAAGAGCAATGCTTCTTAATATCATTGCGAGCATTCCCTTTGCTTTCATTTGGGCCTTCACCGGTAGAATCCTGCATGCCACAGGTCAAGATAAAGAGATATCCATGGCTGCTCAATTATATGCTCGGTGCATGATACCGCTTTTATTTGTCTATGGCCTTCTTCAATGTCATTATAGGTTCTTACAGGCTCAAAATATCGTCATTCCTATGATTCTAACTTCTGGATTCACAATTTTAGTTCACATCTTTGCATGTTGGTttctgatttttaaaattaaagttggCTACATAGGTGCTGCAATTGCCAATTCTGTATCTTACTCTACATCTTTAGCGTTAATAGCGGCATATGTATGGTTATCTCCAAGATTCAAGAAGACATGGATTGGCTTTTCAAGAGAAGCTTTGCATGATTTGTCAAGTTTAATCAAACTTGCTGTTCCATCTGGTTTAATGATTTG TTTAgagttttggtcatttgaagCTGTCGTTATTCTTTCTGGTCTTCTTCCAAATCCCAAGTTAGAAACATCAGTACTTGCAATCTG TCTTACCACTGTTTCATTGGCATACATGATCCCATTTGGTATTAGTGCTTCAGGAAG CACACGCGTTTCAAATGAATTGGGTGCTGGAAATTCACAAAAAGCGCGCTCAGCTGTATACATTGGAGAAATTATATCAATTATTCAAGGTTCAATTATAGGATCCATCCTAATTTTAGGACATAACATATGGGGAAAACTTTATAGCAAAGATATTAATGTTGTGAAACATATTGCAAAAATGATGCCTCTTCTATCATTATCCATATTCATGGATGCTACTCAATGCGTCCTCATGG GCACTGTTAGAGGATGTGGTTGGCAGAAACTCGTCGTTGTTGTTAATCTTGCAGCTTTTTATTTGGTTGGCCTTCCTTCTGGTATTctgtttgcatttgtttttcatCTCAGAGAAAAG GGCCTTTGGTTAGGAATTATATGCGGTCTCTCGACACAAGTCATATTACTCCTAATTATCACTCTATCAACTAACTGGGACAAAGAA GCAAAGAAGGCTGAGAATAGAATTAACAGTTCCATCAATTCCATTGGCATGATAACAAGAAGGAATGAGGAAGTAAGAGTACTGGATGATGGTCACTAG
- the LOC120267183 gene encoding protein DETOXIFICATION 16-like, which yields MAHVLAREEHNLRKDHIITEVKKQAWLSVPIIVSGVLEKLIQIISLAFVGHLGELPLSAASMATSISGITGISILVGMGNALDTLCGQAYGAKEYHLLGIYLQKAMLVITIVCMPLAFVWAFAGEILHAIGQNKEISMAAQLYARCMIPVLFTYGLLQCYYRFLQAQNIAFPMMLTSGFTILVHIFTCWLLIIKWKIGYIGAAIANSLSYCLSFVLIASYVQLSSRFKHTWTGFSKQALHDFSSLLRLVIPSASMSCLEYWSFEAIVLMSDFLPNPKLETSVLAICLNTAIITYMIPIGIGASLSTHVSNELGAGNPRNAHSAIYVAGTIAIFEGLIVLLEDVVGKNLELLLTLVLSI from the exons ATGGCGCATGTCTTGGCGAGAGAAGAGCATAACTTAAGGAAGGACCATATCATCACTGAAGTAAAGAAGCAGGCATGGCTATCAGTGCCTATCATTGTTTCTGGAGTGCTTGAGAAACTAATTCAAATCATCTCCCTCGCATTTGTTGGTCATCTTGGAGAGCTTCCCCTGTCTGCTGCTTCTATGGCTACTTCCATTTCTGGGATCACTGGCATAAGTATATTG gtGGGAATGGGAAATGCATTGGATACTTTATGCGGACAAGCTTATGGAGCAAAAGAATACCATTTGCTTGGTATATATTTGCAAAAGGCCATGCTTGTTATTACCATTGTGTGCATGCCTCTTGCTTTCGTTTGGGCTTTCGCTGGTGAAATCCTCCATGCAATTGGTCAAAATAAAGAGATATCAATGGCCGCTCAATTATACGCTAGGTGCATGATACCAGTTTTGTTTACTTATGGCCTCCTTCAATGTTATTATAGGTTTTTACAGGCTCAAAATATCGCCTTTCCTATGATGTTAACTTCAGGCTTCACAATTTTAGTTCACATCTTTACATGTTGGCTTTTGATCATCAAATGGAAGATTGGCTACATTGGAGCTGCCATTGCAAATTCACTATCATACTGTTTATCTTTCGTATTAATTGCAAGTTATGTGCAGTTATCTTCAAGATTCAAGCACACTTGGACTGGCTTCTCAAAGCAAGCTTTGCATGATTTCTCAAGTCTCCTTAGACTTGTAATTCCTTCTGCTTCAATGAGTTG CTTAGAATATTGGTCATTTGAAGCTATTGTACTTATGTCTGattttcttccaaacccaaaattaGAAACATCAGTACTGGCAATTTG TCTAAACACAGCTATAATTACATACATGATCCCGATCGGTATAGGTGCTTCACTAAG TACACATGTTTCCAATGAATTGGGGGCTGGAAATCCACGAAATGCTCACTCAGCAATATATGTTGCCGGAACAATAGCAATTTTTGAAGGGTTGATA GTATTGTTAGAGGATGTGGTTGGCAAAAATTTGGAGTTGTTGTTAACATTGGTGCTTTCTATATAG
- the LOC120266675 gene encoding protein DETOXIFICATION 16-like — MADHALAGEEHTLVKGFIITEVKKQLWLAGPLIVSGVLEKLIQVISLSFVGHLGVLPLSAASMATSFAAVIGLSLLLGMGTALDTLCGQAYGAKQYHLLGIYLQRTMLLNAIVSIPLSFIVAFAGKILHATGQDKEISMAAELYARCMIPVLFSYGILQCYYRFLQAQNIVIPMILSSGFTILVHIFACWILMVKIKIGYVGAAIANSISYSTSLVLIATYVWLSPRFKNTWLGFSREALHDFSSLIKLAVPSGLMLCLEIWAFEAIVILSGLLPNPKLETSLLSICLVTSLLGYMIPYGIGASVSTRISNELGAGNSRRARLAVYIAGIMSIIQGSILASTLILVRNIWGKFYSKDMEVVKHIASMMPLLALSGFFDATQCVLLGAARGCGWQRLVVGINLGAYYMVGLPSGILFAFVFHLKEKGLWLGIICGLFTQVVFLLIITLVTNWDKEAKKAENRINNSINSIDMATRRNEEAGVLDGGP, encoded by the exons ATGGCTGATCATGCCTTAGCTGGAGAAGAGCATACCCTCGTGAAAGGCTTTATCATCACAGAAGTAAAGAAGCAGTTATGGCTTGCAGGACCTCTCATTGTTTCTGGAGTACTTGAGAAACTAATTCAGGTCATCTCCCTCTCATTTGTTGGTCATCTTGGAGTGCTTCCCCTCTCTGCTGCTTCTATGGCTACATCCTTTGCAGCTGTTATTGGTTTAAGCTTGTTG TTGGGAATGGGAACCGCATTGGACACTTTATGTGGTCAGGCATATGGAGCAAAACAATACCATTTGCTTGGTATATATTTACAAAGGACCATGCTTTTGAATGCTATTGTGAGCATTCCCCTTTCTTTCATTGTGGCCTTTGCTGGTAAAATCCTGCATGCAACAGGTCAAGATAAGGAAATATCCATGGCTGCCGAATTATATGCTCGGTGCATGATCCCGGTTTTGTTTTCCTATGGCATCCTTCAATGCTATTATAGATTTTTACAAGCTCAAAATATTGTCATTCCTATGATTCTGAGTTCTGGCTTCACAATTTTAGTTCACATCTTTGCTTGCTGGATTTTGATGGTCAAAATTAAGATTGGCTATGTAGGTGCTGCAATTGCCAATTCAATATCTTACTCTACATCTTTAGTATTAATAGCAACATATGTGTGGTTGTCTCCAAGATTCAAGAATACATGGCTTGGCTTCTCAAGGGAAGCTTTGCATGATTTCTCAAGCTTGATCAAACTTGCAGTGCCATCGGGTCTAATGCTTTG TTTAGAGATATGGGCATTTGAAGCGATTGTTATTCTTTCTGGTCTTCTTCCAAATCCAAAATTAGAAACATCATTACTTTCAATATG CCTTGTCACTAGTCTATTGGGATATATGATCCCATATGGTATTGGTGCTTCCGTAAG CACTCGCATTTCAAATGAATTGGGCGCTGGAAATTCAAGAAGAGCTCGCTTAGCAGTATATATTGCAGGAATCATGTCAATTATCCAAGGTTCAATCCTAGCATCCACTCTAATTTTAGTACGTAATATATGGGGAAAATTTTATAGTAAAGATATGGAGGTTGTGAAGCATATTGCAAGTATGATGCCTCTTCTTGCACTATCGGGCTTCTTTGATGCCACTCAATGCGTACTCTtgg GTGCTGCCAGAGGATGTGGTTGGCAAAGGCTTGTTGTCGGAATTAATCTTGGAGCTTATTATATGGTCGGTCTTCCTTCCGGTATTTTGTTCGCATTTGTTTTCCATCTTAAAGAAAAG GGTCTGTGGTTAGGAATCATATGTGGTCTTTTTACTCAAGTCGTGTTTCTTCTAATCATCACTCTAGTAACGAACTGGGACAAAGAA gCAAAGAAGGCTGAGAATAGAATCAACAATTCCATTAACTCCATTGACATGGCAACAAGAAGGAATGAGGAAGCAGGAGTACTTGATGGTGGTCCATAA
- the LOC120267182 gene encoding DNAJ protein JJJ1 homolog, giving the protein MAKPNRRCYYEVLSVSINATDDEIRSTFRRLALRIHPDKQAANGVPIAEATAAFQDLLQAYEVLSDPKERSWYDSHRSQVLSSNPKSAVPSRSSYFSRHSNLDLENFFSPSCFSGFSDSGKGFFKVYGDVFTLIHSQELYFAKKLGLGFDRPPQIGNVYSPYSEFMAFYDYWLGFSTVIDFDWVYDQEEAKNDRNLLVRELVVLVRNLDKRIIDLKGKESEQDEKLREKKRLKKKEKEEEMEEEGIWYNTLSAHQKMFVDNLRKKRNTNTKFTMEKLQAMIKEMQKKQEKKNKKKKKSERMKANKENEIYDECDDDEEKKERDRRRSEGTELDSNNNDDNRTNNPNANGH; this is encoded by the exons ATGGCGAAGCCGAACAGGCGCTGCTACTACGAGGTTCTCAGCGTCTCAATCAACGCTACCGACGACGAGATACGTTCTACCTTCCGCCGCCTCGCCCTCCGGATCCACCCTGACAAGCAAGCCGCCAATGGTGTCCCGATCGCTGAGGCCACCGCCGCCTTCCAGGATCTCCTACAAGCTTACGAGGTCCTCTCTGATCCCAAGGAGCGCTCATGGTACGATTCTCATCGATCTCAGGTCCTCTCCTCCAATCCCAAGTCCGCCGTGCCCTCCCGCTCCTCTTACTTTTCCCGTCACTCCAATCTCGATCTAGAGAATTTCTTCTCGCCGTCATGCTTCTCTGGCTTCTCCGACTCGGGCAAGGGTTTCTTCAAGGTATACGGCGATGTCTTCACTCTGATCCACTCTCAAGAGCTCTACTTCGCCAAAAaattgggattagggtttgatcgcCCTCCTCAAATTGGCAATGTCTACAGCCCTTACTCCGAATTCATGGCGTTCTACGACTACTGGTTAGGGTTTTCCACTGTGATTGATTTCGATTGGGTTTATGATCAAGAGGAAGCAAAGAATGACCGGAATTTGTTGGTTCGAGAGCTGGTGGTGCTTGTTAGGAATTTGGATAAGAGGATCATTGATTTGAAGGGGAAGGAGAGTGAGCAGGATGAGAAGCTTCGTGAGAAGAAGAGattaaagaagaaggaaaag gaggaggagatggaggaGGAGGGGATTTGGTATAACACTCTTTCCGCTCATCAGAAGATGTTCGTCGATAATCTTCGAAAGAAAAGGAACACGAATACGAAGTTTACAATGGAGAAGTTGCAAGCAATGATAAAAGAGATGCAGAAGAAGcaggagaagaagaataagaagaagaagaagtctgAGAGGATGaaagcaaataaagaaaatgagatTTATGATGagtgtgatgatgatgaagagaagaaggaaaGGGATAGAAGGAGAAGTGAAGGGACTGAACTTGAttctaataataatgatgataat AGGACTAATAACCCCAATGCAAATGGACACTAA
- the LOC120266662 gene encoding protein DETOXIFICATION 16-like isoform X2 yields the protein MADALAGEEHTLRKGHIITEVKKQLWLAGPLIVSGILEKLIQVISLSFVGHLGELPLSAASMATSFAIVTGLSLLLGMGTALDTLCGQAYGAKQYHLLGIYLQRAMLLNIIASIPFAFIWAFTGRILHATGQDKEISMAAQLYARCMIPLLFVYGLLQCHYRFLQAQNIVIPMILTSGFTILVHIFACWFLIFKIKVGYIGAAIANSVSYSTSLALIAAYVWLSPRFKKTWIGFSREALHDLSSLIKLAVPSGLMICLEFWSFEAVVILSGLLPNPKLETSVLAICLTTVSLAYMIPFGISASGSTRVSNELGAGNSQKARSAVYIGEIISIIQGTVRGCGWQKLVVVVNLAAFYLVGLPSGILFAFVFHLREKGLWLGIICGLSTQVILLLIITLSTNWDKEAKKAENRINSSINSIGMITRRNEEVRVLDDGH from the exons ATGGCCGACGCCTTAGCTGGAGAAGAGCATACCCTAAGGAAAGGCCATATCATCACTGAAGTAAAGAAGCAGTTATGGCTTGCAGGGCCTCTCATTGTTTCTGGAATACTTGAGAAACTAATTCAGGTCATCTCCCTCTCATTTGTTGGTCATCTTGGAGAGCTTCCCCTCTCAGCTGCTTCTATGGCTACTTCCTTTGCTATTGTCACTGGTCTAAGTTTATTG CTAGGGATGGGAACTGCATTGGATACTTTATGTGGCCAAGCTTATGGAGCAAAACAATACCATTTGCTTGGAATATATTTACAAAGAGCAATGCTTCTTAATATCATTGCGAGCATTCCCTTTGCTTTCATTTGGGCCTTCACCGGTAGAATCCTGCATGCCACAGGTCAAGATAAAGAGATATCCATGGCTGCTCAATTATATGCTCGGTGCATGATACCGCTTTTATTTGTCTATGGCCTTCTTCAATGTCATTATAGGTTCTTACAGGCTCAAAATATCGTCATTCCTATGATTCTAACTTCTGGATTCACAATTTTAGTTCACATCTTTGCATGTTGGTttctgatttttaaaattaaagttggCTACATAGGTGCTGCAATTGCCAATTCTGTATCTTACTCTACATCTTTAGCGTTAATAGCGGCATATGTATGGTTATCTCCAAGATTCAAGAAGACATGGATTGGCTTTTCAAGAGAAGCTTTGCATGATTTGTCAAGTTTAATCAAACTTGCTGTTCCATCTGGTTTAATGATTTG TTTAgagttttggtcatttgaagCTGTCGTTATTCTTTCTGGTCTTCTTCCAAATCCCAAGTTAGAAACATCAGTACTTGCAATCTG TCTTACCACTGTTTCATTGGCATACATGATCCCATTTGGTATTAGTGCTTCAGGAAG CACACGCGTTTCAAATGAATTGGGTGCTGGAAATTCACAAAAAGCGCGCTCAGCTGTATACATTGGAGAAATTATATCAATTATTCAAG GCACTGTTAGAGGATGTGGTTGGCAGAAACTCGTCGTTGTTGTTAATCTTGCAGCTTTTTATTTGGTTGGCCTTCCTTCTGGTATTctgtttgcatttgtttttcatCTCAGAGAAAAG GGCCTTTGGTTAGGAATTATATGCGGTCTCTCGACACAAGTCATATTACTCCTAATTATCACTCTATCAACTAACTGGGACAAAGAA GCAAAGAAGGCTGAGAATAGAATTAACAGTTCCATCAATTCCATTGGCATGATAACAAGAAGGAATGAGGAAGTAAGAGTACTGGATGATGGTCACTAG